Below is a genomic region from Deltaproteobacteria bacterium.
GCCTCAAGGGCTCCAGCATACTCCTCCTCGGGGTGGCCTACAAGAAGAACGTGGACGACCTGAGGGAGTCTCCGTCGCTCGAGCTCATAAGGATATTGAAGTCAAAGGGCGCGAACGTCTCCTACAACGACCCGCACGTGCCCATTGCCGTCCACCACAGGACCTCGGCCAGGCTCCGCTCCGTGCCGCTGACCGCTAAGAATATTAAAAAATACGATTGCGTGATAATAGCGACCGACCATTCCGCGTACGACTACAGGTGGATAGTATCGAACAGCAGGCTCGTAGTCGACACCAGGAACGCCACTGCCGGGATAAGCGGCGGGCAGGTGGTCAAGGCTTGAAATGATGAAACCAAGGCTCCTGGTACTCGACGATGACGAGACGTTCAGGGGGCAGATGAAATGGGCCTTCTGCAGGGACTACGAGGTCTTCGAGGCAGGCTCCAGGGGTGAAGCGCTCCTGGCCGCCTCCGAGCGCTCGATTCCCGTAGGGGTCATGGACCTTGGCCTCCCCCCCTCCCCCTTCGAGCCGTCGGAAGGCATGCGCGCCATAAGGGAGATACTCTCGGCAAACCCGCTCTTCAAGGCCGTCATCCTTACGGGAGTCGACGAGAGGGACAACGCCTTCAGGGCCCTCGACCTCGGCGCTTTCGATTACTTCACGAAGCCGGTTTCCATAGAAGAAGTCCGTATGACAATCAAACGGGCCTACCACGCCCACGATTACCAGTCGGGCCGCTCCGGCTCCGCTGAGGGCGCCGGCTGGCCCTGCGATCTAATAGGCCTCTGCCGCCCGATGCAGGAGGTCTTCCATACCGTAAGAAAGCTCGCCGAAGTGAATATACCGGCTCTCATCATCGGCGAGCCGGGCACGGGGAAGGAGACGGTAGCGCGCGCGGTGCACAGGCTCGGGTCGCGCCACGCCCTCCCCTTCCTCGCGGCGGACTGCAAGGGCGCCCCGGAACGCGTCCTTGAGGCCGAGGTCTTCGGCTCCGGCCTTCCTCCCGGCCAGCGCAGGAAAAGTCTCCTTGAGCTGGCGGACGGCGGGACGGTATTCCTCAAGGAGGTCGGCTCATTGAGCCTCCGCCTACAGGCTCGGCTGCTTGACGTCCTCAGGGAGCACTCGATTGAAATGCCTTCGACAGGCGAGCGCGCAAGCGTCGACGTGCGCGTAATATCATCGAGCGACAGGGACCTGAGGACACTGGCGCGTAGCGGCGAATTCAACGAGGACCTCGCCTTCAGGGTGGGCATCATAACTCTCGTCGTTCCTCCCCTCCGGGAGCGCGGCGAAGACATCCACCTCCTCTCCCTCTACTTCCTCAAGAAATACGCAAGGGAATACAACAGGCCGGCTGACGGATTCGAAAGGACTGCCATCGATGACATGAAGGAATACAGGTGGCCCGGTAACGTCAGGGAGCTCGAAAACCGGGTGAGGCGCGCTGTCATTTTTTCTGCGAAAAAGGAGATCACGTCTGCGGACCTGGGCCTTTGCTCCCGGTCGTCTGGCGGCCACATGCCGGTCAACCCCATGGGCCTCGCGGAAGCAAGGGATGCATTCAGAAAAAGGATGATACAGGACGCGCTCGTAAGGAACGAGGGCAGCGTAAGCAGGGCCGCGGCCGAGCTCGGCATAAGCCGCCAGTACCTCTCGAAGCTGATAATAAAATACAAGCTCAGGTCCGTATGACTGAGAGACACGGCAACGGCACAGGCTGATTCCGGGGATAGAGGCTGCACGTAAAAAAGGAGGGGGACCTGATGAGACGAGCCCTGAAGGCGCTCTTGCCGGTCATCCTGGCGGCGTCCGTCGCATTTACGGCCGAAAGCTCCCATGCCTTCATCGAGCCGCCGGCTACGCTGCCGAATAGCGCTCAGCATAACGAGGCCATCGAGTTCATGAAGAAAAACGAGTTCGGCAAGGCCGCCGAGCTCGAGGAAAACATTCTGGACAGGGACCCCCTGGACCAGACGGCAAGGTTTATACTCGCGATAGCCTACCTGGGGATGAACGCGGAAAAGAAGGCTGTTGAGCAGGCCCAGAGCGCCAGGGAGTCGGACGCCGGTTTCGCAGCAGAGATATACGGGGCCATGGGCCGGTTCTTCATGACAAAGGCGCGTTATCACAAGTCCCTGGTCTATTTCCAGGAGGCGCTCAAGATAAAGGACGATCCCGGGATACTGAGGCACGTGGCCTCCATTTACCTGTCGCAGGGCCTCTTTAAGAACGCAAGGGACTGCTATGAACGGCTCCTCCGGACCGATCCTGACTACCTTAACCTCAGCAGGATTAACCTCGCCGAGGGCGATTTTGACAAGGCGATAGAGTACGCGGGGGAGGTCTTGAAGTCCGAGCCGGACTCACCCGGGGCGCACCTCGTCCTCGGCACCGCCTATCTGCTGAACGGCATGGCAAGGGAGGCCAAGGGGAGTTTTCAGGCGCTCAGCCGCTCGAACCCGGAGTTTTTTCTTACCACCTATTTCCTCGGAGTAATAGGCCTCATAGAGGAGGACTACAAGGAGGCGCTCAAAAGCTTTCAGTCGCTGATAGCGATTTCACCGGGGCTCAGGGAGGGCCTTTTGAACGCCGCCGTAACGCTCCAGCTACAGGGCGAGCTCTCCCAGGCCAGGGATATGGCGCTTAAGGCGATTGACGAGGACCCGCTCGACCCTGTAGCAAGGATAACTCTCGGCGGCGTGCTCCTTTCACTCGGCGAGGGAGAAAAAGGCAGGGAGGAGCTCGGCAAGGCAGCCGACCTCTTCCCCGAGCTCCAGATGCCCGCGAAAGAATCCGACCTCCTCTTCGGCACAAGCGGCCGAGAAGCGGCAAAGGTGAGCCTTGCCCTTCTCTATAACAGGGCCGGCCTCTACAGGGAGACAGTGGCTTACGTGCCGGAAACGGAAAAAAACCCTCTCATCAGGGTGCTCCGCGCCAGGGCCCTTGAAAGACAGGGGAAGCTCGCTCAGGCCGAGGGAGAGTACAGGATGATAATCGAGGAACACCCGGGTATGGTTTCGGCCTATACGGGACTCGGAGAGCTTTTCGAGTCCGTAAACGATTTCGAGAGGGCCGCTGAATTTTTTTCGAAAGCCGCACGCAGTGCCCCTGAATCCATCCGCATAAGGACGAAACTCGCCGACTCGTATGCAAAAGCCGGAAAGGTGGACGACGCTGCCAGGGAGTACGTGAAGGTGATCTCCTCTGCCAGGCCGGTAACGGCGTACCGGAAGCTCGCCTCGCTACTCGCGGATAAACGCGGGGACCTCAAGGAGGCGCTCAAGTACGCCAGGAAGGGCAGCGCGCTCGACCCCGAAGACGCGGCAATGGCCGACACGCTGGGATGGATATATTACAAGATGGGCAGGCACGGCGACGCGCTCGCCGTATATTCGAGGCTTGAGCGGAACGGGGATGCCGATTCGACAGCCCTGTACCGGCTCGGCCTCGTTTACATAGAGCTGGGAGACCATGAGAGGGCCGGGTCGGCAATTGAAAGAGCGCTGGACCTGAATGACGAGTTCCCCGGCTCGGAAGAGGCCAAACAAACACTCAAAAGGATAAGCGGGCTAAGCTGACATGAAAAACTCAAAAGCTCCTGACGGACAGGGAAAAACTGCTGCCATCTCAATCGCAATCATCCTCTCCCTTTTACTCTCCTTTACCTCCGGTTGCGGCCGCAGCCCCCAGAACGCGTTTGAAGACCTTATGGAAAATGGCCGGGGCTTGCTGGAATCAGGAGAGTACCTTGAGGCTTCAAGGGAATTCAGGAAGGCGGTCCAGATCGAGCCTGATAGCGCGGAAGCAAATTACATGCTCGGCCTTTCCTATCTCAGGCTCGACGGGCCGTCGAGCCCGATTTCCGCGATGCGGCAGTTCAGCAGGACAATTGAGATTTCCCCCTCGCACGCAGGCGCGCGCCTGGGGCTTTCCGAGCTCTACCTCTCATCCGGGGACTATGACGAGGCGCTAAAGCAGGCCGAAAGCGTATATAGCGAGGACCGGGGGAACAGGGCGGCCCTGTTGCTCATGGCCTCGGCGAGCGCAGGAAAAAAGGAGTTCGGCAAGGCGCTCTCCATAATCGACGAGGCCGTCTCGCTCGGCCCTCCTGATGCGAGCCTCCTCATGGCGGCTGCCGACATCCACATGGAGAGGAGCGATTACTCAGGAGCTGAAGAGAGCCTCAGGAAGGCGATCAGCGCCGGGAAAGACGACCCGACCCCCCGGATCGCGCTCGCAAGGATGTTTGTCGGCCTTAAAAGATACGCAGATGCCGAAAAGGAGCTATTGAGCGCAGCCAGGGAGAGCGGTGACAGCTTAGGCGCGCTCAATGCCCTTGCCGGTTTCTATTCCTCCCTGAACAAGGATAAGGAGGCCGAAGCCGCCTACAAAAGGATGATAGAGGCCTGGCCTGCCTTTCCGGACGGCTATATCAAGCTCGCCGATTATTACCTCTCATCGCGGAGGGCCGGTGAAGCCAGGGCAGTTTACGCCGATGGCATATCCAGAATCCAGGACGGACTCGATCTCAGGAAGAAGTTCGCGGAGTTCCTCATAAACAGCGGGAACGCCGACGAGGCGGCAACGCACATCGAGGAGATACTCGCGAGGGAGCCTGAGGGTTACTTCGGGCTGTACCTGAGGGGCCGGCTCAGGGCCGCCGAGGGGAAGACCACCGAGGCGCTTACTGACCTCAACACGGCCATAAGGATGGAGCCGGGCTATGCGAGGGCATATTACGCACTCGGGCTTGTACACGGCAAAAGGGGAAGGCATGAGCAGGCCAAGGCGGAGCTTAAGGAAGCCGTGAGGCTCGACCCGGAGTTCATTGACGCGAGGCTTGCGCTCGCATCCGTATACGCCGAATCAGGGGATACCTGGTTTGCCCTGGACGAGCTTAAGACGGTGCTGAAGAAAAACCCGCGGAACACGGCTGCGCTCCTCTCCTCCGGAAGCCTGTACATCAAGGAGAAAAAGCTTAAAAAGGCGGCTGAAATGTTCGCGGCGGCGACAGAGGCCGAGCCCGGCGACCCGAGGGGCCATTACGGGCTCGGCACTGTGCGCCTGATGGAGAAGGACGTCACCGGCGGCCTGGCCCTGTTCGAGAAGGCGTTCGAGCTCGATCGGAACGACCCCCGTCCCATTACGATGATCGCGAATACGCTTATTGAGAGAAAAGAACACGGCTCAGCCGTTTCACGCGTCGAAAAGGAGATAGCCCATGACCCCGGCAGGCCCTGGCTCCATCACCTCATGGGCAAGGTATACCTTGCCGGCAACGACCTTGAAAGGGCCGAGGAGTCTTTCAGAAAGGCGATAGAGATAAAGAACGACTACGTTGAGCCCTATCTCGAGCTCGGGAACCTCTATTCGCGGAAGGGCTCCTTTCCTGAATCCATAGAAAGCTTCAGGAAGGCGATCGAGACGAGCCCGGATTCGCTTCCGGCGCAAATGCTCCTGGCTCTCGCGTATGAGTCGCAGGGGAAGGCGCAGGAGGCAGCGGAACATTACGCCAAGGCCCTCGAGATAAATCCCAGGTTCGCCCCGGCAGCGAACAACCTGGCCTGGATATACGCCGAGCACGGCTATCTCGATGACGCGCTGCCGCTTGCGGAAATGGCCAAGGAGATAATGCCGGAAGACCCGATGATATCCGACACCCTGGGATGGATCTATCTAAGGAAAGGCGCTTCTTTAAGGGCGCTTTCGCTTCTGAAGGAAAGCGCGGCAAAGCTGCCCGGGAACCCGGTCGTAAGATTTCATCTGGCCGTCGCGTACATCGAGCGGGACAACCTGAAGCTCGCGAAAGAGGAACTGAAGGCCGCTCTGGCAACAGGCAGGGACTTCCCCGGTTCGGAGGAGGCCCGGAGCGCGCTCCTGGAAATAGAGAAAAGAGAGCGGATATCAGCGGCCAGGTAGGAGGCTCCCGAGAGTGCCCCTTATGGGGATAGAGTAGAAATTAGCCGATTTGCGGTAGGACTCGATCAACGCGAGCATGTAATTGTTTTGAAGGAGCTCGGCATGCGGGACTATTTCGAGCGTCAGGTCGACCGGGCTTGAGGCGAGCGGCCTAAGCGGCTTCATGCTACCCTGGAGCCTCAAAGAGGCCTTGTCCCCCTCGACCCAGAGCCCGTTAAAAAAAACGGCGCAGTCCCGGAAGTCAGCGGAAAGACCCGCCTCCTCGATTCCGCCGAATGAGAGCGGGATTCCCCTGAAACGGAATTCCGCGTCCTTGAGGTCCGAGCCTTCCAGCCTCGCGAACCCTTTAGGGCAGCCCCCGGCTGATTTTATGGAAATCCTGCTGTCGAATGCGCCGTCGACCCTGACGCCGGCGGAGCCGAGCGCCTCGATGTAGCTGAAATCCATTGCACTCGATTCCATATCAAAAGATGACCTGAAGAGTCCGTACCGGAATGACCCCTCTGCCGTGCCCTCCCCCGCAGTCCCCTTGAAGTCCACCCTCAATCCCGACAGGATACCCCGGAGCATCAGGTCGGCCCTGAACGAGTCAATTCGCGCGACGCCCTTTCCATTCGCATCCTTGAGCCTTGGTTCCTTCAGCTCGAACCCGAACGGGAATACGGTAGACATGGACGCGCTCTCGAGTACGAGCCCGGTCTTCTCCATAACTACCGCGGAGATGATCCTCTCATAGACCTGGGACGGCACGAGATGGAAGAGCGTCAGCGCGAATATGAATATGCCGAGAACGGCAAGGACCGATGCCAGAATGAGCTTTCTTAAGAAGGGCGCCCCGCTGCCTTCCGGGGCCTTGTTCATTTCCAATGAGATACCTTCCATCTAGCGTTGCGCGGTATTGGGGATTCTCAGGACCGCATGAAATAACTCCGGCGGTTCAGGCGTTCGGACAGAGCGGGAGCGGGATAGAAGCGCATGACGCGTTCCGTGCGATGCGCATACGAAAGGACCAGTTCAGCCGGACCAGAGTAATTCTACCTCAAAAGAGGCGCTCCGGTCAATGAGAGAGCTCTTCGTTTTGACATGTTCCACCCCTAAGTGTTTGGGCCTACTTAGAAAGCGGGCGATTCCGGGGCCCGGATATAGACCCTGGCGTCTACCGCGACCGAGCCCTTGCCCTCGCCGAGCACCATGAGCGGGTTTATCTCTATGGTCTCAAGCTCCGGGAAATCCTCGATGAGGGCCGAAAAGCGGAGTATGGTGTCCTTGAGGCTCGCTATGTCCCTGGGCGGCCTGCCCCTGTAGCCTTTGAGGAGCGGATAGCTCTTAAGCTGCGTGAGCATCCTCTCGGGCTCGATGTCGTTAAGCGGGTGTATGGCAAAGGAAACGTCCTTAAGTAGCTCTACCTCCACGCCCCCGAGCCCGGTCATAATGAGCGGGCCGAATAGAGGGTCGACGGACATGCCGATTATCATCTCCTGTCCGCCTTTTATCATCGGCTGCACGATCACTCCCTGCATCTCGTCAAGAAGCCCCGCCTCCTCCACCTTAAGCTGTATGCCGTTAAAGGCCTTCTTCACCTCTTCGGCGGTCATAAGCCCTACGGCTATGCCCCCTATGTCGGTCTTGTGGACTATCCTCCTTGAGCGGACCTTCAGGACGACCGGGAAACCGAGCTCCGTGGCTGCCCTGGCGGCCGCGTCCGCGTCCATTGCGACCCTCGTCTCTACAGCCTTAATGCCATACTGCTTAAGGAGGTCGAGCGCGGCCTCGGGCATCATCCAGCCCCTCTCGGCCCCTTCGC
It encodes:
- a CDS encoding sigma-54 dependent transcriptional regulator encodes the protein MMKPRLLVLDDDETFRGQMKWAFCRDYEVFEAGSRGEALLAASERSIPVGVMDLGLPPSPFEPSEGMRAIREILSANPLFKAVILTGVDERDNAFRALDLGAFDYFTKPVSIEEVRMTIKRAYHAHDYQSGRSGSAEGAGWPCDLIGLCRPMQEVFHTVRKLAEVNIPALIIGEPGTGKETVARAVHRLGSRHALPFLAADCKGAPERVLEAEVFGSGLPPGQRRKSLLELADGGTVFLKEVGSLSLRLQARLLDVLREHSIEMPSTGERASVDVRVISSSDRDLRTLARSGEFNEDLAFRVGIITLVVPPLRERGEDIHLLSLYFLKKYAREYNRPADGFERTAIDDMKEYRWPGNVRELENRVRRAVIFSAKKEITSADLGLCSRSSGGHMPVNPMGLAEARDAFRKRMIQDALVRNEGSVSRAAAELGISRQYLSKLIIKYKLRSV
- a CDS encoding tetratricopeptide repeat protein — translated: MRRALKALLPVILAASVAFTAESSHAFIEPPATLPNSAQHNEAIEFMKKNEFGKAAELEENILDRDPLDQTARFILAIAYLGMNAEKKAVEQAQSARESDAGFAAEIYGAMGRFFMTKARYHKSLVYFQEALKIKDDPGILRHVASIYLSQGLFKNARDCYERLLRTDPDYLNLSRINLAEGDFDKAIEYAGEVLKSEPDSPGAHLVLGTAYLLNGMAREAKGSFQALSRSNPEFFLTTYFLGVIGLIEEDYKEALKSFQSLIAISPGLREGLLNAAVTLQLQGELSQARDMALKAIDEDPLDPVARITLGGVLLSLGEGEKGREELGKAADLFPELQMPAKESDLLFGTSGREAAKVSLALLYNRAGLYRETVAYVPETEKNPLIRVLRARALERQGKLAQAEGEYRMIIEEHPGMVSAYTGLGELFESVNDFERAAEFFSKAARSAPESIRIRTKLADSYAKAGKVDDAAREYVKVISSARPVTAYRKLASLLADKRGDLKEALKYARKGSALDPEDAAMADTLGWIYYKMGRHGDALAVYSRLERNGDADSTALYRLGLVYIELGDHERAGSAIERALDLNDEFPGSEEAKQTLKRISGLS
- the gspN gene encoding type II secretion system protein GspN, which codes for MNKAPEGSGAPFLRKLILASVLAVLGIFIFALTLFHLVPSQVYERIISAVVMEKTGLVLESASMSTVFPFGFELKEPRLKDANGKGVARIDSFRADLMLRGILSGLRVDFKGTAGEGTAEGSFRYGLFRSSFDMESSAMDFSYIEALGSAGVRVDGAFDSRISIKSAGGCPKGFARLEGSDLKDAEFRFRGIPLSFGGIEEAGLSADFRDCAVFFNGLWVEGDKASLRLQGSMKPLRPLASSPVDLTLEIVPHAELLQNNYMLALIESYRKSANFYSIPIRGTLGSLLPGR
- a CDS encoding tetratricopeptide repeat protein; this translates as MENGRGLLESGEYLEASREFRKAVQIEPDSAEANYMLGLSYLRLDGPSSPISAMRQFSRTIEISPSHAGARLGLSELYLSSGDYDEALKQAESVYSEDRGNRAALLLMASASAGKKEFGKALSIIDEAVSLGPPDASLLMAAADIHMERSDYSGAEESLRKAISAGKDDPTPRIALARMFVGLKRYADAEKELLSAARESGDSLGALNALAGFYSSLNKDKEAEAAYKRMIEAWPAFPDGYIKLADYYLSSRRAGEARAVYADGISRIQDGLDLRKKFAEFLINSGNADEAATHIEEILAREPEGYFGLYLRGRLRAAEGKTTEALTDLNTAIRMEPGYARAYYALGLVHGKRGRHEQAKAELKEAVRLDPEFIDARLALASVYAESGDTWFALDELKTVLKKNPRNTAALLSSGSLYIKEKKLKKAAEMFAAATEAEPGDPRGHYGLGTVRLMEKDVTGGLALFEKAFELDRNDPRPITMIANTLIERKEHGSAVSRVEKEIAHDPGRPWLHHLMGKVYLAGNDLERAEESFRKAIEIKNDYVEPYLELGNLYSRKGSFPESIESFRKAIETSPDSLPAQMLLALAYESQGKAQEAAEHYAKALEINPRFAPAANNLAWIYAEHGYLDDALPLAEMAKEIMPEDPMISDTLGWIYLRKGASLRALSLLKESAAKLPGNPVVRFHLAVAYIERDNLKLAKEELKAALATGRDFPGSEEARSALLEIEKRERISAAR